The genomic window TCGATACAATCATGTAAATACTTGCAAAAGTCCATCCAGATTTTAATTATAACCAATAGAGTAGTTGGCAGCAGTTTGGCCACAGGTTTCTACCAAAAAAATGGTAGAAGAATAACCTTTATTTATCTTACAGAGTAATCTTGTGAAATTACAACAGCTTGATGTACAACATAACATTTCAAAACCCATATATCAAATACATACACACATATGCTCTCCAGATATATTTGTTGAAGTAATTTAGCTGACAACACTATAATCTCAAGAATCTGAATTCTTCACGGACCATATTTGTCTATATTTGTCGTATGTGCTATAAAATATATCTCATATTGAAGGCAAGGTATAAGCTCAATCTTATCTTCAAGGTAGGCTGTGCCGTGAATTCAACGAGCTATAATCAGAGCCAGGTCGCCTTTTGACCCGTTTAGTGGATTCCAAAAGTCCAACAAGAGACGGGAGAGGATGCGGGACAGGGACATTCCTCGATCTGTACAGCCTCTTCAGACTTGCATGCAAAGATTTCGATGACCCAATGACACACAGGCGGTCCGATTGACAATCTGTTACCTCTGCATTCCTAACCATGCGAAGGCTTGAACTTTCGGCAGTGCTTATAGATATTGGCTCTATTATAATGTCAGACTTTTCCAGTTGATCAAGCACTACTGACATATTGTGTTGAACAGTAGGCAAAGGTTGAACTGCAAATGCTTCTGGTAGGGTTGGGGGTGCTTTACACTGAGAGGAGGGGGGCACACCTCCAGCTTCGGCACACTGACAGGAGGGGGCCACATCTCCAGCTTCGGCACAATCTTGTTGGGAAGCTGGGGCTTGCTTTGTGATTAAATCCATACCAGAATATGTTTCAACATTTTGGCTGCTATCATGAAGCAAATCTTCCGGTGCACAGAATCTGGTTTGTTCAGCTGCAGCAATGTACTGGTGGCACAACTCTTCTTTCATTATGTCAATCGCTTGAGAACCAAATCTTGCTCTTCCAAACAATGTAATATCTGGTTCTTCAACCGGAGGGGATGGCACAAATTGCAGTTCAAGTGTAATGACATCAAAATCTGTGCATTCTTCACTGGCAGAAGTTGGATGATCATCATCAACAAAAGTTGAGGGATCTTCATCTGGCGGCGTGCAAGAAGCAAGCACCGACGAGGGTGAGGTTACTGACTTTTGAAGAGGATCCCTGAATATCTTCCACAATGGATCATTAGTTGTCAAGCGAGTCTTGAAACAATGTTTCTTCACATAGCTCAGCTCCATGGCAAAGCATGGGGGAGTTGTTGAGATGACCCATTGAGGTTGAAGAAGTTGCATCGCCTGCTCCAACTCGTCACGGGATGAGTGAATGGAGAAACAGACATGCCAGATCCCAAAATCATCCTGCTGAGCTTCTGTTAGGCTGGGTTTCTGGTTTCGACCACAGGCATACCACTGCGTTGAGGGGCGGATAAATAAAGGCTCTGGCTGAAGACTAGCCCTTGCCCCTTCAAGCTTTTTACTTGCATTATCATACAAATGGTGGAATCCAACTATCTGTGGAAATAAAAATGGTTAAAGCCAACATAGTAGAAAGAAAAAAGTACCTACTTTACATGCAATATACATCAGACGAATTGGTTGAATCCAACTATCTGTTGAGTTAACAGAGTTAGAACCaacaaagtaaaaaaaaaaaaaTTAGTACTCTGTGACATACACATAAGAACAGTGACACGGATTAAGAATTTTACTACTCAAAATTGGTTACAAAATTTGCATTATTGTTTTCAATAACAGCTTTAGAGATTTTGGCGCTGGCATTTATTCAATCATACAAGTGTTCAGCAGTCCCGACAGGTTAGCAGTATGTGAATTAAAACAGAATGAATGTCATCGAGTAACACACCTGAAAGCGACAAGATGGATCACCAGTGATGATCTCAGGGGCTGTGAGTGACAGCGCTTTAAAACAATCTGAATtccttctcgtgtcaacataaattTTCGATCCAAACGTCCTGGACACCTCAACTAGGATCTCTTCGTGACCAAGAAGGTCACAAGCAAGATATACAAAAGGTGCATCCGGATGCTTCCATATACAAGCTATAACCTGCATTTACTGAATCATTTCAAAATGGTGACTTCCCCGTTGTCATAGCTACAGCCCCCCAgccttcaaaaaaaaaaaatactACAGCCCCCCAGGCAATGACAAGCACATTTAAAACCTCAGAGCAGAGGATAACCTGCTGAATTGCCAACTCCTTGCTTGGTAGTTTGAGGAAGCATTTGGAAAATGTGCAGTCCAGGAACACAAAGTCTAAACGACAAACATTTTCTTTCCCTTTCTTTGCTATGTATTTCAGTGGCAAGTTCTGAGCACAATCTGGTGTAAGTCGGCAGTCGCCCGTGTGCAGTATGCTACCGAATTCACCCTCAAACAAGAACATAACTGCCCCTGAAATCAGAGGGAACGGCAACAGTTAGTGCCAAAGGCCAAATTCCCAATTTCCAGGGCGCATTTTATGATATCATTAATATAGCAAAACATATGCTCGAGCTTGTTATTAATAGGGTTAAAGAAACTTGATTAGAGGTGTTGTGCCAAATCTGGTAACATGAGTTCTAGCCATGCTTCAATGTACTGATGACACAGTGTTTCTGTTTGAGGTTGATTTATCTGGTTTGAGCATTCATCTGGTTTTAAGATATTCTTTCACAAGAGTGAAATATGTTGTTTGGGAGAGGCTAATCAGGACAGAGAACAGTATATGGAATTTTTACTTGTGTGGAGGCGGTGCTGCCTATGAAATATCTAGGGGTCCCCTACTCAAGAAAGATCAACACATAGTGACtggaagagaaataaataaaaggtagagggtaaacTGGGCACATGGCAGAGGAAGTTTCTCTCCAATGAGGAGAAATTATAACTGCTTAGATCATGTCTCCATTTGAATTATCTAAAGTTTTTTTTTTCAGATAGAAACTGTTGTGGCAAGACAGGAAGGGGGGACAGAAACATCAGCTGGTAAATTGTAATGCTGGAGATAATAACATCTTTTTGTGCATTGTTCCATCGCTAGACATGCCTGGGGTGCACCAAAATGTGTTTTGGATATTGACATTGAGATAAGTTCAGTAGCAAAGTTATATGGTTGGGTGCTAAATTTGCAAGGGTCTCACAGGGAGCGCTTAGCTGTAGGGTGGGTAGCTCAGCTTGCTTTCGTAATGTGTTTCCTTATGACCCAACTAGCCTTGTAGCGAAAACGGCTCGTTGGTTGAACTTTTACTCTGGATTACATAAAGGCATAAAGCAGGTGTGCGCTCAATGCAGCGCCGAGGGGCAAGCTTATTTCTGCAAGTGGCGTCTAAGTTCTTCCATCAGAGGCGGGGTCGGCGCTGATGGTTGCCAAAGATTGCCGTAACTGGGTGTTTCTGGTGAGCGTCAGGCAGCTGGGAAATGTCGGCCGTGGTAGGTGGAGACACTTTTGAGGCAAACCCATTGCATCTGCATCTCGTTTTTGTGGTGCTCTTTTGGCCCGGTTATTATGCTACTGTTGTGCGCCTAAAAACGTTGAGAGCCTGCTTAGATCTCCAAGTAGCTGCCAGGGGCGATGCTACACCGGGAGGGGCTAGCTTGATGATGTGGTGTTTCATTTTGCATTTGAGAACTTGGGAGCTGACTGTTCATCAGTTTCAGAAATGAAAGCATGATTGATTTATGCACTAGCAACTTCAATCTTAGGTATGTTGCATTTCAGAACTTCGAAGCTGACTGTTTATCAGCTTCAGAAATGAAAGCAGGATTGATATATGCACTAGCAACTTCAATCTTAGGTTCGATGCATTTTAGAACTTGACACCTGACTGTTTATCAGTTTCAGAAATGAAATCAGGATTGATGTATGCACTAGCAAGTTCAATCTTAGATATGATGCATTTGGAGCAGTAGGATTGATTTATCCACTGGCAAGTTCAATCATAAAGACTGGTGTAACAAGATAAGCAGAGCAAGCAAGGAGCGTTACCAGGGCAGTGGTTGGCATCGTACGCGGTGACGGAGAAGGCGCCGGCGGGGTCATCCACCTTCAACGTCCTCCCCACCTCGACCTCCACGAACTCCCCCTGATCCAGCTGCAGCACAGCCACACCCACGGGAGAAATCTCAATCCACCGCAGTAAATTTCAAAATCTACCGCGGCTCTCTGAGAGACAGGCTAAGGTACCTGGGGAAAGTGGCGGAGGGCGAGGGACAGGGTGAGGCGGGTGGCGTagagggcgcctcctcctcctccggggccggccccggcggcggcgccgacgaggTGGTCCCGGTGCGCGTGGGTGAGGAagcggtggcgccggcggcgggaggaggcgccCCACGTGTCCACGGCGAAGGGGAGCCCCCGCGGCATCTCTATCGGCATCCTCCCCGGAACTTTGTGAAATTGCGGCCAGGCCCTCCTCCGCTTCCTCGGAAGCGCGCCGATTCGTTGGGACTTGGGAGTTGGTTGGGTCGGTTTTATATTCCTGGAATGGGAAGAGTGTTCTCCTTCCGCTGGAAGGAAGAGAAATGGGTTCGTGGATTCGGGTTCTCACTTCAGTTTTAGTGGCCGGACGGAGGCCCAGAACCCGCTAACTTGCCGCCTTTGGTGAGTTCCTAAGTtggctgacactgacaggtgggtccacatgtcagtgctCTGTCTTTTGCCCACCAGGGCTTGGGCCTTCCCATTCTGCTTCCTCTGGGCCTAACAACTAACTATTGCAATTTCgaagttcaaaaaaaaaaactattgCAGTGCAaagttgaaaagaaaaaaaactcagCCCAATGGAATGGATGCGGCTATTCTGCACCCGGGCTCTTAGATGAGGCCGGATGTGAACAGTAAAATGTTTGAAACAGTAAACATGTAAATAATTTTGTGATGCAAGATGCTTATGTGCGTGTTGTCCGTGTGAAATTTGGTGAAGTTTGGGCACTCGAGGAGCTCAtgatgaaaaagataaatttcGGGTGTCTGAAAAACTTTTGAAAACAACACTGTTCACATTTGCTTTTGACATTTTTTTGTCAGGAGCTCCTAGAATGTTCAAACACCCCGAAATTTTGCAGCTCCTCCAGTCCAAACACCCGAATTTTTGCATGAACATCACGCCTTTGAGCATTTTGCACcacaaaaaaaattgatttttttattttacCGGGTGTAGATGAGCCCAGCCAAACAAGTTGAATTTTCGTCTTCAAGCATCTTCTGAGATTCTGAAATTATGGGATGAAAGTACAAGCGTCCTGTACTGCGCACAAAAACAGAGCTGAAGAAGAAAGCCAAACAATCCTCACTTGCGATACAACTTGATTTTCGGAGTACTCTGTCTCATAGCTCCCTCTTTGGTTCCGCACCAGCTTGTGGCTGGCAAATGTACGTACGTACAGAGTCATCAAGAAACAAATCAACAAGGCAGATACGGACAATCAGCTTCGCTGGTGGGACATGCATGTTGGAACGGGTCCCCGAAAACCTAGGAGCTCTCATGAGAGGCCATTAGGGTTTCTGGTGGAGAATAGCGGCGCACGTCGATCTCCATTGACGGTGCGCACGGATCTTCGATCTGGGGATGGCAACGCCCCCAGAAAAGAGTGCGGACAAGCAAGTGCCCTCCCCGCCTAGGGCTGCGAGGGCGCAGATGGAAGAGGCCATGGGAAAGTTGGATCTCACCGAAGAAGAAGCTACCCCTCTGGTACTTGACGATCTAGAGGAAGGGGTTTAGCAAAAGTGGGTGATCGCTGGGAAGGTTTTACACCGTAAGATCTTCCATATTCAGACGATTGAAAGTGCCCTAAGGCCGGCGTGGGGAAACCCCAAGGGATTGTCCTTCCGGCCAGTGGGGAAGAACACGTTTGTGGCGGAGTTTGCGAATTGCCGGGACCGTGATCGCGTGTGGGAGGGGTCTCCGTGGCACGTTAGTCGGCATGCAGTGATTCTCTCTGAGTTTGATGAGTGCATGAGGCCGACAGAATTAAGATTTGACAAGCTTCAGTTGTGGGCTAGGGTTCCCAACCTTCCCTTCAACTTGCAGAACGAAACTTGGGGTCTGGCAATTGCTAGACATATAGACAAGGTTGTTACCTCGATACAGTTTGATCCCGTGGGAGGTTTTCTGAGAGCAAGGGTGACCATTGATGTTAACAAACCACTAAGAAGATGGATTCTCATCGACTCAGCAAGAAGGAAGAGTAGGGACTGGTATGGTATTCAGTATGAACATGTCTCGAATTTATGTTTTTCGTGTGGCCGCCTCGGCCACTCGGATCTAGTTTGCCCTACACCGGGTACACGTGATGACAAAGGGGAACTTCCATTCAAAACCAGTCTTCGTTCTCCTGAAATGTGGAGGGGTAATGCCTCAAGTGATAGGTCGTCTAAAGAGCCACAAAATTATTCTTCCAAACAGAAAGACGCTAACTCTTCAGGCAGTAGAACTGATGGTAATGCTAAGGTCAACTCTCCGGTGAAAAACAAAGGAATACAGAATAAGCAGAAGGGGGGTCCTCATGCCAATATGGTATATCGTAGGGTGGAACTACAGGCGCTTCCAAGCACGGAAACACCAGCCTATCTTGATGATGCGAATACCGGGGCTGCTCCTACTGATATGATTGTTTTCAATGCTAAGAAAGGTGAGAGCTCGAGTGTTCCAGGTGGAGGAGGGGAGGCTTCGGCAACTGAAGCTATCTCCAAGAAAAAGAAACTGACCCCTCCTTCATCTGAAAATTCGGCAGCGGCTGCTGGACAACCCTGCCGGAAGCAATGAGATGCttaagttggaactgccgggggcttgggaaccccgaggcagttcgtGAGCTTCACAAAGTTGTGAAGCAAGAAGGGCCTGCCTTACTTTTTGTTATGGAGACAAAAATAAGGGCGAAGAGGGTGGAAAGTTTACAGCACAGTCTAGGTTTTGCTGGTTGTTTGGCGGTGGACAGTGCGGGACTCAGTGGTGGCATCGGGTTGTTTTGGTCAAGAGATGTTACAGTTGAGTTAAGAAATTTTAGTTCTGGCCACATCGATGTGGTGGTGCAGAAAGCTGATCAGACCTCCTTGGTTTGGAGGTTTACGGGGTTCTACGGTGTCCCGAGAAGCGAGGACCGGCATCATAGCTAGAGATGTTTGCATAACTTGCATGCAACACAACATCAGGCTTGGCTCTGCTTGGGTGATTTCAAGGAAACATTATATGGTGCAGAACACTTTAGCAGAGCGAACAGGCCAGAGTGGCAAATGCATGCTTTTCGAGAAGCCCTCGAAGATTGCTCCCTGCAAGACCTTAGTTGGACAGGGCTGCCATATACATGGGATAACAAGTAGATGGGTGACTCTAATGTTAAAGCCCGGCTGGACAGGGGTGTCGCTAATGAGGCGTTCCTGCAAATGTTTGACCTAACTAGAGTGCGACATATAAGCTCAGTGGAATCTAATCATTGTTTTGTCTTGGTGGAGACCCGAGAGTCACAGTATACAAGGGGGCCTAGACAATTCCGATACGAGGATGTGTGGCACTCCCATGCGGACTATGATAAAATTGTCACTGAAGCTTGGCAACGAAATCATAGTGGTCATGGACTTGCAGCGATCACGAATACTTTGCAGAAACTCCAAGGTGAACTTGGGGGGTGGAGTGCCCGAGAATTCGGGTGCTTCACCAAGACGGTTCAGAATTTGCAACGTAAACTTGAGCAGCTAAGGCACTGGTCTATTGGCAGAGGCGCTTCAGATGAGGAGAAAGCAActgtgctaaagctgcgggaggctcTAAGACAGGAAGAAATATGGACGCGGCAGCGTTCTCGTGTTCCATGGCTCCGACAAGGCGACCGCAACACTTCTTATTTTCATGCGCAAGCGGCACAATGGAAGAGAATGAACCGTATTGCAAATCTTCAGCGTGCTGATGGCTCTGTCTACGCGTCTGAGGAAGAGGATAGAGAGGAGGTTCAGTCATTTTATCAGTCGTTGTACACCTCACAAGGATATAATGATATGTCTGAGCTATTTTAGTTTGTACCATCTCGTGTAACGTCAGAGATGAATCAACTTCTTGATAAAATGTTCGAGGCTGATGAGGTGAAGACGACGGTATTCCAAATGGCATCGTCCAAAAGCTCCTGGGGTCAACGGTTTTAGGGCTGGTTTCTTTCAAAGGCACTGGGATCTTGTGAAGGCGGATTTGGTGCCGGCGATCCCGAGTTTTGTTAATGGTGGAGaactactgatgacccacaagtatagggggtctatcatagtcctttcgataagtaagagtgtcgaacccaacgaggagcggaaggaaatgacaagcggttttcagtaaggtattctctgcaagcactgaaattgtaggtaacaggtagttttgtgataagataattcgtaacgggtaataagcaatgaaagtaaataaggtgcagcaaggtggctcaatcctttttgtagcaaaggacaagcctggacaatttattataatgagaaaagcgctaccgaggacacatgggaattatcgtcaagctagtttcatcacgctcatatgattcgtgttcgttactttgataatttgatatgtgggtgggccggtgcttgggtactgccctttcttggacaagcatcccacttatgattaacccctattgcaagcatctgcaactacaaaagaagtattaaggtaaacctaaccatagcatgaaactagtggatccaaatcagccccttacgaagcaacgcataaactagggtttaagcttctgtcactctagcaacccatcatatacttgttacttcccaatgccttcctctaggcccaaataatggtgaagtgtcatgtagtcgacgttcacataacaccactagaggagagacaacatacatctcatcaaaatatcgaacgaataccaaattcacatgactactaatagcaagacttcacccatgtcctcaggaacaaacttaactactcacaaagcatattcatgttcataaccagaggagtattaatatgcattaaggatctaacatatgatcttccaccaagtaaactaattagcatcaactacaaggagtaatcaacagtactagcaacccacaggtaccaacttgtggttttggatacacgattggatacaagagatgaactagggtttgagaggagatggtgctggtgaagatgttgatggagattgaccccctcccaatgagaggatcgttggtgatgacaacggtgatgatttccccctcccggagggaagtttccccggtagaacagctccgccggagccctagattggttccgccaaggttccgcctcgtggcggcggagtttcgtcccgtaagcttgcttatgatttttttccagggtaaaagccttcatatagcagaagatgggcaccggagggccaccagggggccacgagacagggggcacgcccagtaggggtgggcgtgccccccaccctcgtggccagggtgggGTGGCCCTTTGGTACTttatttgctcaataattcttattaaatccaaaaatgactttagtggggttttaggacttttggagctgtgcagaataggtttccaatatttgctccttttccagccagaatcccagctgccggcattctccctctccatgataaaccttgtaaaataagagagaatagccataagtattgtgacataacctgtaataacagcccataatgcaataaatatcaatataaaagcatgatgcaaaatggacgtattaactcccccaagcttagacctcgcttgtcctcaagcggaagccaatatcgagaaatatgtccacatgtttagagatagaggtgccgataaaaataaaatacgggcatgagggcatcatgatcattcttataacagcaacatatatagattttgtcatatgatttcttattctcAAGTAACAATCTGTTCagaatgtcaagtatggttcagaaacttcattgaaaactagcaaactataatctcagtcattgaagcaattgcaagttatcataacatcagaaagagtcaagaatagagcttttcagcaagtccacatactcaactatcatatagtcttctacaattgctaacacacagagaaagataggggtttatagtgttgcctcccaacgttttacctcaagggtaatgtcaacaataatagttcatgctaacgaacatccaattgggtatatgtatcaggatctttccaacacgaggtgcttgccaaaggataaaatgaaaaagggaaaggtgtgaagatcaccttgactcttgcataaagtaaaagacatgaagtaaaagataggcccttcgcagagggaagcagaggttgtcatgtgcttttaaggttggatacacaaaatcttaatgcaaaagaaagtcactttatattgccacttgtatatggacctttattatgcagtccgtcgcttttattgcttccataacaagatcatataaagcttattttctccgcactaataagtcatgcatatttagagagcaatttttattgcttgcaacatgacaacttacttgaaggatcttactcaatccataggtaggtatggtggactctcatggaaaaactgggtttaaggatatttggaagcacaagtagtatctctacttggtgcaaggaatttttggctagcatgagggggaaaggcaagctcaacatgtttgaattatccatgacaatatactttaactgagatgcgagaaaacataacccattacgttgtcttccttgtcaacatcaactctttagcatgtcatactttaatgagtgctcacaatcataaaagatgtccaagatagtatatttatatgggaaaacctctctttctttattgcttcctattaattgcaacaatgaccaaaactatgtttgccaactctcaacaacttttagcctcatactttctatatgtgaagtcattactatccataagatcgatatgaactcttttatttctttttattttcttaagatcatggcaagatagcaaagcccttgactcaacactaatctttattatatatatagctcacggactcgattacataaagggataacaaaaaaaaactcaaaactaattcaaacCAAGACTTTATTCCACTAGAtctagatattaccaaaaggatcgaactaagtaaaacggtaaagataggagtgtgatggtgatacgataccggggcacctcccccaagcttggcagttgccaaggggagtgcccatacccatgtgattatgtcctcggaggtggtgaagaaggagttgttgatgatgtaggcttgctcCTTAACTTGCGCTTGAGaatggaattttgctcccttagatcatcgatctcccgctcaaggcttaatatccttttgcatagttcctgtttgttttcctgcaagagatgaaaagggataaactcggtCTAGGGCTTCTTTgccctatcagggaggcttgaatttttgaactccacgtgcatatccccaggctGAGGTAACGGGACTTCATCTTTGTCTGAGCTCGTCTCCTTCTTTCCATTaagctcatagtcttcttcctcctcagtGGTCCATCCACAATGATCTAAGTCCCTGTAGACTTTAGGGTCTGCGTGGTAAtcaaccacatagctttctccctccgaatcttgggatgacatcctgctctaaatctgtaacaaaaatagctcgaaacaaagacaaaggatttttgcgtgatacggcggtcaaaaccttcgggaattatataatgaatttttaccgaccaaaagaagtaacgtgcaagaaaacggagtccgggaggcacacgaggtgcccacgaggcaggggggcgcgcccagtaagggtgggcgcgccctccaccctcgtggaggcctagTGTCCTTCCCATATTACTCCTTGCTTCCCTAAattttcaaatattccaaaacggagaaaaattgccattagaactgttttggagtcagtttacttaccgtaccacatacctattccttttcggagtctgaaacattctggaaagtgtcccttatgtattcctccggggttacggtttcgataatattggtttcaacatttataggattacctgagatataatgtttgattctttgaccgttcaccaccctcggacttgtgccttcgaagttgttgatttttatggcaccagagcaatagacctcttcgataatgtaaggaccttcccatttagagagaagttttcctgcaaaaaatcttaaacgagagttgaatagcaacacataatcacctacgttaaacacACGCTTTTGTGTCCTTTTGTcgtgccatattttaactttttctttaaatagcttggcattctcataggcttgggttctccattcatcaagtgagctaatctcaaataacctcttctcaccagcaagtttgaaatcatagttgagctctttaatggcccaatatgccttatgttcaagttcaagaggtaaataacacgcttttccataaaccatcttatacggagacatacccataggatttttatatgcagttctataggcccataatgcatcatcaagttttttggaccaattctttctagatctattaacagtcttttgcaaaattaattttagctctctattactcaattctacttgaccactagactgtgggtgataaggagatgcaattatatgattaacatcatacttagcaagcattttacggaaagcaccatgaataaaatgtgaaccaccatcagtcatgagatatctaggaactccaaacctcggaaaaataacttctttaagcatcttaatagaggtgttatgatcagcactactagttggaatagcttctacccacttagtaatgtaaccaacaacaactaaaatatgtgtgtatccattggaggcaggaaaaggtcccatattatcatccaagagatctttaaccatagcaatactaggttcaactttaatttgctcaggaggtgtatatgttcttgTATTACTgttacaaacaacagttgaagctttagcatgatcctttattctaacagcaaaaggtggtttctcaacataagtagtaggaacaataggatcattataagtgatagtcttttcttcaactgtaataggtgcaaccacttttacttcaatgggaggattatatttaaaccacttctccttagggagatcaacgtgagtagcaaaagattcacagaaagaagctactatctcagagtcaagtccatatttagcgctaaatccatgaaaagcatcggtatccataaaagatttaacacaatcaaacttaggtgtcatacttgactccttaccatcgtcggaaccccaatattcagagttgcgtttaattctttccaataaatcccacttgaattcggatagtcttcaacatataagaaccagcacaggaagtatcgagcatggtgcgatcattgagagaaaggcaagcataaaaa from Triticum aestivum cultivar Chinese Spring chromosome 3B, IWGSC CS RefSeq v2.1, whole genome shotgun sequence includes these protein-coding regions:
- the LOC123071825 gene encoding 5' exonuclease Apollo; protein product: MPIEMPRGLPFAVDTWGASSRRRRHRFLTHAHRDHLVGAAAGAGPGGGGGALYATRLTLSLALRHFPQLDQGEFVEVEVGRTLKVDDPAGAFSVTAYDANHCPGAVMFLFEGEFGSILHTGDCRLTPDCAQNLPLKYIAKKGKENVCRLDFVFLDCTFSKCFLKLPSKELAIQQVIACIWKHPDAPFVYLACDLLGHEEILVEVSRTFGSKIYVDTRRNSDCFKALSLTAPEIITGDPSCRFQIVGFHHLYDNASKKLEGARASLQPEPLFIRPSTQWYACGRNQKPSLTEAQQDDFGIWHVCFSIHSSRDELEQAMQLLQPQWVISTTPPCFAMELSYVKKHCFKTRLTTNDPLWKIFRDPLQKSVTSPSSVLASCTPPDEDPSTFVDDDHPTSASEECTDFDVITLELQFVPSPPVEEPDITLFGRARFGSQAIDIMKEELCHQYIAAAEQTRFCAPEDLLHDSSQNVETYSGMDLITKQAPASQQDCAEAGDVAPSCQCAEAGGVPPSSQCKAPPTLPEAFAVQPLPTVQHNMSVVLDQLEKSDIIIEPISISTAESSSLRMVRNAEVTDCQSDRLCVIGSSKSLHASLKRLYRSRNVPVPHPLPSLVGLLESTKRVKRRPGSDYSSLNSRHSLP